In Oenanthe melanoleuca isolate GR-GAL-2019-014 chromosome 17, OMel1.0, whole genome shotgun sequence, one genomic interval encodes:
- the TRIM32 gene encoding E3 ubiquitin-protein ligase TRIM32 isoform X2, with translation MAAAPYLNSDALREVLECPICMESFTEEHLRPKLLHCGHTICKQCLEKLLANSINGIRCPFCSKITRITSLAQLTDNLTVLKIIDTAGLGEVVGLLMCKVCGRRLPRHFCKSCSLVLCEPCKEASHMPPGHRVIAVKEAAEERRREFGMRLARLRELMGDLQKRKAALEDVSRDLQSRYKAVLQEYSKEERKIQEELARSRKFFTTSLSEVEKINNQVMEEQAYLLNLAEVQIMSRCDYFLAKIKQGDIALLDEAADEEEPELTNSLPRELTLQEVELLKVSHVGPLQIGQVVKKPRTVNVEESLMENAASSFVPFQEPDLVQEEPSCTPHSSPAKLRMPEAATSIQQCSFIKKMGSKGSLPGMFNLPVSLHVTSQGEVLVADRGNFRIQVFTRKGFLKEIRRSPSGIDSFVLSFLGADLPNLTPLSVTMNCHGLIGVTDSYDNSVKVYTMDGHCVACHRSQLSKPWGIAALPSGQFVVTDVEGGKLWCFTVDRGVGVVKYSCLCSAVRPKFVTCDAEGTIYFTQGLGLNLENRQYEHHLEGGFSIGSVGPDGQLGRQISHFFSENEDFRCIAGMCVDSRGDLIVADSSRKEILHFPKGGGYNILIREGLTCPVGIAVTPKGQLLVLDCWDHCIKIYSYHLRRYSTP, from the coding sequence ATGGCTGCCGCCCCTTATCTCAACTCGGACGCGCTGCGAGAGGTCCTGGAGTGCCCCATCTGCATGGAGTCCTTCACCGAGGAGCACCTGAGGCCCAAACTCCTGCACTGTGGCCACACCATCTGCAAGCAGTGCCTGGAGAAGCTCCTGGCCAACAGCATCAACGGGATCCGGTGCCCCTTCTGCAGCAAGATCACGCGGATCACCAGCTTGGCTCAGCTCACTGACAACCTCACCGTGCTGAAGATCATCGACACGGCCGGCCTGGGGGAAGTGGTGGGACTTCTCATGTGCAAGGTCTGCGGGAGGAGGCTGCCAAGACACTTCTGCAAGAGCTGTAGCTTGGTTTTGTGTGAGCCCTGCAAGGAGGCTTCGCACATGCCCCCAGGACACAGAGTCATTGCTGTCAAAGAGGCTGCTGAGGAGCGtaggagggaatttgggatgaggCTTGCCAGGCTTCGGGAGCTCATGGGTGATCTTCAGAAGAGGAAAGCTGCTCTGGAGGATGTTTCAAGAGACCTGCAATCCCGATACAAAGCGGTTCTGCAGGAGTACAGCAAAGAGGAGCGCAAGATCCAGGAAGAACTGGCCAGGTCACGCAAGTTCTTCACCACCTCTTTGTCTGAAGTGGAGAAGATAAATAACCAGGTGATGGAGGAGCAAGCTTACCTGCTGAACTTAGCAGAAGTGCAGATAATGTCTCGCTGTGACTATTTCCTTGCCAAAATAAAACAGGGGGATATAGCTCTCCTGGACGAGGCAGCAGATGAGGAAGAACCAGAGCTGACAAACAGTCTCCCGAGGGAGCTGACTCTCCAAGAGGTGGAACTCCTTAAGGTGAGCCATGTGGGACCCCTGCAGATTGGGCAGGTGGTGAAGAAACCCCGGACCGTAAACGTGGAGGAATCACTCATGGAAAACGCAGCATCCTCCTTTGTACCATTTCAGGAGCCTGACTTggtgcaggaggagcccagCTGCACCCCCCATTCCTCACCAGCCAAGCTGAGGATGCCTGAAGCAGCCACGAGCATCCAGCAGTGTTCCTTCATCAAGAAGATGGGCTCCAAGGGCAGCTTGCCAGGGATGTTCAACCTCCCCGTCAGCCTGCACGTCACCAGCCAAGGCGAGGTGCTCGTGGCAGACCGGGGCAACTTCCGAATCCAGGTTTTTACCCGCAAGGGCTTCCTGAAGGAGATCCGCCGGAGCCCCAGCGGCATCGACAGCTTTGTGCTGAGTTTCCTTGGAGCAGACCTGCCCAACCTGACCCCCCTTTCTGTCACCATGAACTGCCACGGGCTGATCGGTGTGACAGACAGCTACGACAACTCTGTCAAGGTGTACACCATGGATGGCCACTGCGTGGCGTGTCACCGCAGCCAGCTGAGCAAGCCCTGGGGCATCGCCGCGCTGCCCTCGGGCCAGTTCGTGGTCACCGACGTGGAAGGGGGGAAGCTCTGGTGCTTCACCGTGGACCGTGGCGTGGGGGTGGTGAAGTACAGCTGCCTGTGCAGCGCTGTGCGCCCCAAGTTTGTCACCTGCGACGCCGAAGGGACCATTTACTTCActcaggggctggggctcaACCTGGAGAACCGGCAGTACGAGCACCACTTGGAAGGAGGCTTCTCCATCGGCTCCGTCGGCCCGGATGGGCAGCTGGGACGCCAGATCAGCCACTTCTTCTCTGAGAATGAGGATTTCAGGTGCATTGCTGGCATGTGCGTGGATTCCAGGGGAGACCTGATCGTTGCTGACAGCAGTCGTAAGGAAATCCTGCATTTTCCTAAAGGAGGTGGCTACAACATCTTAATCCGAGAGGGACTCACCTGCCCGGTGGGTATTGCTGTTACTCCCAaagggcagctgctggtgctggactGTTGGGATCATTGCATTAAGATCTACAGTTACCACCTGAGAAGATACTCCACCCCTTAA
- the TRIM32 gene encoding E3 ubiquitin-protein ligase TRIM32 isoform X1, with translation MSNELQVKPVFSPQTLTKNYQVTRETTAGNFFRIIRAPWNRCEHKALCWIKLPWSTMAAAPYLNSDALREVLECPICMESFTEEHLRPKLLHCGHTICKQCLEKLLANSINGIRCPFCSKITRITSLAQLTDNLTVLKIIDTAGLGEVVGLLMCKVCGRRLPRHFCKSCSLVLCEPCKEASHMPPGHRVIAVKEAAEERRREFGMRLARLRELMGDLQKRKAALEDVSRDLQSRYKAVLQEYSKEERKIQEELARSRKFFTTSLSEVEKINNQVMEEQAYLLNLAEVQIMSRCDYFLAKIKQGDIALLDEAADEEEPELTNSLPRELTLQEVELLKVSHVGPLQIGQVVKKPRTVNVEESLMENAASSFVPFQEPDLVQEEPSCTPHSSPAKLRMPEAATSIQQCSFIKKMGSKGSLPGMFNLPVSLHVTSQGEVLVADRGNFRIQVFTRKGFLKEIRRSPSGIDSFVLSFLGADLPNLTPLSVTMNCHGLIGVTDSYDNSVKVYTMDGHCVACHRSQLSKPWGIAALPSGQFVVTDVEGGKLWCFTVDRGVGVVKYSCLCSAVRPKFVTCDAEGTIYFTQGLGLNLENRQYEHHLEGGFSIGSVGPDGQLGRQISHFFSENEDFRCIAGMCVDSRGDLIVADSSRKEILHFPKGGGYNILIREGLTCPVGIAVTPKGQLLVLDCWDHCIKIYSYHLRRYSTP, from the exons ATGAGCAATGAACTACAAGTGAAGCCGGTGTTCTCACCGCAGACACTCACTAAAAACTACCAGGTGACAAGAGAAACCACGGCAGGAAATTTCTTTCGAAT AATCAGAGCACCTTGGAATAGATGTGAGCACAAGGCACTGTGCTGGATAAAGCTGCCTTGGAGCACCATGGCTGCCGCCCCTTATCTCAACTCGGACGCGCTGCGAGAGGTCCTGGAGTGCCCCATCTGCATGGAGTCCTTCACCGAGGAGCACCTGAGGCCCAAACTCCTGCACTGTGGCCACACCATCTGCAAGCAGTGCCTGGAGAAGCTCCTGGCCAACAGCATCAACGGGATCCGGTGCCCCTTCTGCAGCAAGATCACGCGGATCACCAGCTTGGCTCAGCTCACTGACAACCTCACCGTGCTGAAGATCATCGACACGGCCGGCCTGGGGGAAGTGGTGGGACTTCTCATGTGCAAGGTCTGCGGGAGGAGGCTGCCAAGACACTTCTGCAAGAGCTGTAGCTTGGTTTTGTGTGAGCCCTGCAAGGAGGCTTCGCACATGCCCCCAGGACACAGAGTCATTGCTGTCAAAGAGGCTGCTGAGGAGCGtaggagggaatttgggatgaggCTTGCCAGGCTTCGGGAGCTCATGGGTGATCTTCAGAAGAGGAAAGCTGCTCTGGAGGATGTTTCAAGAGACCTGCAATCCCGATACAAAGCGGTTCTGCAGGAGTACAGCAAAGAGGAGCGCAAGATCCAGGAAGAACTGGCCAGGTCACGCAAGTTCTTCACCACCTCTTTGTCTGAAGTGGAGAAGATAAATAACCAGGTGATGGAGGAGCAAGCTTACCTGCTGAACTTAGCAGAAGTGCAGATAATGTCTCGCTGTGACTATTTCCTTGCCAAAATAAAACAGGGGGATATAGCTCTCCTGGACGAGGCAGCAGATGAGGAAGAACCAGAGCTGACAAACAGTCTCCCGAGGGAGCTGACTCTCCAAGAGGTGGAACTCCTTAAGGTGAGCCATGTGGGACCCCTGCAGATTGGGCAGGTGGTGAAGAAACCCCGGACCGTAAACGTGGAGGAATCACTCATGGAAAACGCAGCATCCTCCTTTGTACCATTTCAGGAGCCTGACTTggtgcaggaggagcccagCTGCACCCCCCATTCCTCACCAGCCAAGCTGAGGATGCCTGAAGCAGCCACGAGCATCCAGCAGTGTTCCTTCATCAAGAAGATGGGCTCCAAGGGCAGCTTGCCAGGGATGTTCAACCTCCCCGTCAGCCTGCACGTCACCAGCCAAGGCGAGGTGCTCGTGGCAGACCGGGGCAACTTCCGAATCCAGGTTTTTACCCGCAAGGGCTTCCTGAAGGAGATCCGCCGGAGCCCCAGCGGCATCGACAGCTTTGTGCTGAGTTTCCTTGGAGCAGACCTGCCCAACCTGACCCCCCTTTCTGTCACCATGAACTGCCACGGGCTGATCGGTGTGACAGACAGCTACGACAACTCTGTCAAGGTGTACACCATGGATGGCCACTGCGTGGCGTGTCACCGCAGCCAGCTGAGCAAGCCCTGGGGCATCGCCGCGCTGCCCTCGGGCCAGTTCGTGGTCACCGACGTGGAAGGGGGGAAGCTCTGGTGCTTCACCGTGGACCGTGGCGTGGGGGTGGTGAAGTACAGCTGCCTGTGCAGCGCTGTGCGCCCCAAGTTTGTCACCTGCGACGCCGAAGGGACCATTTACTTCActcaggggctggggctcaACCTGGAGAACCGGCAGTACGAGCACCACTTGGAAGGAGGCTTCTCCATCGGCTCCGTCGGCCCGGATGGGCAGCTGGGACGCCAGATCAGCCACTTCTTCTCTGAGAATGAGGATTTCAGGTGCATTGCTGGCATGTGCGTGGATTCCAGGGGAGACCTGATCGTTGCTGACAGCAGTCGTAAGGAAATCCTGCATTTTCCTAAAGGAGGTGGCTACAACATCTTAATCCGAGAGGGACTCACCTGCCCGGTGGGTATTGCTGTTACTCCCAaagggcagctgctggtgctggactGTTGGGATCATTGCATTAAGATCTACAGTTACCACCTGAGAAGATACTCCACCCCTTAA